The proteins below come from a single Chryseobacterium bernardetii genomic window:
- a CDS encoding DNA-3-methyladenine glycosylase I, whose amino-acid sequence MSYCLAIDRMQPESRKQLHKNYHDNYYGFPIHDDNELFGRLILEINQAGLSWETVLKKEESFRKAYDNFDIKKIAAYTEEDRERLLNDSGIIRNKLKVNAAIENAKTIIELQKEFGSFEKWIEHHHPKTLPEWMKLFKKTFKFTGGEIVNEFLMSTGYLEGAHHETCPIHAKVLEQKPLWRNADKN is encoded by the coding sequence ATGAGTTATTGCTTAGCCATAGACAGGATGCAGCCTGAGAGCCGAAAACAATTACATAAGAACTACCATGATAACTATTACGGGTTTCCTATTCATGATGATAATGAATTGTTCGGAAGGCTTATTCTGGAGATTAACCAGGCAGGTTTAAGCTGGGAAACGGTTTTAAAAAAAGAAGAAAGCTTCAGAAAAGCTTATGATAATTTTGATATCAAAAAAATAGCAGCTTATACAGAAGAAGATCGGGAAAGGCTTTTGAATGACAGCGGAATTATCCGGAATAAACTTAAGGTAAATGCAGCTATTGAGAATGCAAAGACAATTATTGAGCTTCAAAAAGAATTTGGCTCCTTTGAAAAGTGGATAGAGCATCATCATCCTAAAACATTGCCGGAATGGATGAAGCTTTTTAAGAAAACATTCAAATTTACAGGAGGTGAGATTGTGAATGAATTTCTGATGAGTACAGGATATCTGGAAGGCGCCCATCATGAAACCTGCCCGATTCATGCAAAAGTGTTGGAACAAAAGCCCTTATGGAGGAATGCTGACAAAAATTAA
- a CDS encoding alpha/beta hydrolase, which produces MKLLLSLLFSLFLISVHAQAIYSKAYGNQKNPAVIFIHGGPSGNATLFEGTTAQKLADKGFYVIVYDRRGEGRSKDENATMTFKESFEDLKQLYNTYHIKKANILAHSFGGIIGTLFTHQFPEKVQSLTLAGALFTQQETYNHILKQAKEYFKNDAAQLQEISEIESLDKNSAAYRKRCYEIASKLNCFSMPNPTSESKSLRAEYEAGEFYKNNIRNHNSPIKFYQNEPLNNLDNTAILKEIKRKGIPLFAVYGKNDGIFSNRQLSSLKNIVGNSNFKLIDNCSHYLFVDQQDEFLKFIDLKLK; this is translated from the coding sequence ATGAAGTTACTCCTATCCCTTTTATTTTCATTATTCTTAATTTCTGTACATGCTCAGGCTATATACTCAAAAGCTTATGGAAACCAAAAGAATCCTGCTGTTATTTTTATTCATGGCGGGCCAAGTGGTAATGCCACTTTATTTGAAGGTACTACAGCACAGAAATTAGCAGATAAAGGCTTTTACGTAATTGTATATGACAGACGTGGTGAAGGACGATCCAAAGATGAAAATGCCACCATGACGTTCAAAGAAAGTTTTGAAGATCTAAAGCAGCTTTATAACACTTACCACATCAAAAAAGCAAATATTCTGGCCCATAGTTTCGGAGGGATCATCGGTACTCTATTTACTCACCAATTTCCAGAAAAGGTGCAGTCTCTTACCCTTGCAGGCGCTTTATTTACCCAACAGGAAACCTATAATCATATTTTAAAACAGGCCAAAGAGTATTTTAAAAATGATGCTGCCCAGCTGCAGGAAATTTCTGAAATAGAAAGCCTGGATAAAAATTCCGCTGCTTACCGCAAAAGATGCTACGAAATTGCCAGTAAGCTAAATTGCTTTAGCATGCCTAATCCTACTTCGGAAAGTAAGAGTTTAAGAGCTGAGTATGAAGCCGGTGAATTCTATAAAAATAATATCAGAAACCACAACTCTCCTATTAAATTCTATCAGAATGAACCTTTGAACAATCTTGATAATACAGCCATTTTAAAAGAGATCAAAAGAAAAGGGATTCCCCTTTTTGCAGTATATGGAAAAAATGACGGAATATTCTCAAACAGACAACTCAGCAGTCTTAAAAATATTGTTGGAAACAGCAATTTCAAACTTATTGATAACTGCTCACATTATTTATTTGTAGATCAGCAAGATGAATTTTTAAAATTTATTGACCTGAAATTAAAATAA